From Tolumonas lignilytica, a single genomic window includes:
- a CDS encoding cupin domain-containing protein: protein MNNENEQAVPETKGLTVQLLTTVDLGPEIEGMTGRQLRMRMVTIEPGGVFGPLHDHKDRPGTVYILQGTITDHRNGVATDYGPGVGWPEDRNTVHWLENRGSVSAVEISVDIVKL from the coding sequence ATGAACAATGAAAATGAACAGGCAGTACCTGAGACTAAAGGTCTTACGGTGCAATTACTTACAACAGTTGACCTCGGCCCTGAGATTGAGGGCATGACCGGACGTCAACTCCGAATGCGGATGGTAACTATTGAACCTGGTGGTGTTTTCGGCCCGCTTCACGACCATAAAGACAGACCGGGTACCGTTTATATATTACAAGGCACAATTACTGACCATCGAAATGGTGTAGCTACCGATTATGGCCCGGGCGTCGGCTGGCCAGAAGACAGAAACACAGTTCATTGGCTTGAAAATAGAGGTTCTGTCTCTGCCGTGGAGATATCTGTCGATATCGTAAAGCTGTGA
- a CDS encoding RidA family protein, with the protein MSEIKHVPTPFSYSSAVVAGDYAFLSLHRGFGNSFAEQLNGAILGMQKTLEELNLPLSSIVKVTVWLKNIQDLPFMEKQFLDYFEPTKCPARMTATTEFFDSDCLVMIEGIAFCK; encoded by the coding sequence ATGTCTGAGATAAAACACGTACCAACTCCGTTTAGTTATTCATCTGCCGTCGTCGCAGGAGACTATGCTTTCCTTTCCCTCCACCGTGGATTTGGCAATAGCTTTGCAGAACAGCTAAATGGTGCCATTCTGGGAATGCAGAAAACACTTGAAGAGCTCAACTTACCACTCTCTTCAATCGTAAAAGTAACTGTATGGCTTAAGAACATTCAAGATTTACCATTCATGGAAAAGCAATTCCTAGACTATTTTGAGCCAACTAAATGCCCCGCCCGCATGACGGCAACAACAGAATTTTTCGACTCTGATTGCTTAGTGATGATAGAGGGAATTGCTTTTTGTAAATAA
- a CDS encoding type II toxin-antitoxin system RelE family toxin, whose amino-acid sequence MTYKLDFKKSALKEWQKLGSTIREQLKKKLAERLENPHVPAAKLSGADNLYKIKLRQSGYRLVYQVEDNIITVVVLSIGKRERNDVYKSALGRIEQ is encoded by the coding sequence ATGACCTATAAATTAGATTTCAAGAAATCTGCATTGAAAGAATGGCAAAAGCTTGGTTCCACAATCAGAGAGCAATTGAAGAAAAAACTGGCTGAGAGATTGGAAAATCCACATGTACCAGCAGCAAAACTTTCTGGAGCAGATAATCTCTACAAGATCAAACTGCGGCAATCAGGCTACAGATTAGTCTATCAAGTTGAAGACAATATTATTACTGTTGTTGTTCTTTCTATCGGTAAACGCGAAAGAAATGATGTTTATAAATCTGCACTAGGCCGAATTGAGCAATAA
- a CDS encoding 2TM domain-containing protein, producing MIVRKLRLQRGWSQDQLPQLSGLSIRTIQRIERGQTPGLDSLKSLAAVFDVHVTELQMENDMTHENQTTQLDETEQKAIEYVRDIKGFYSHVIKYVVVISILFIINFTTDRSYIWAWWPMLGWGIGVLSHGLNVFEVFHFFSPAWEKRQIEKLLGRKL from the coding sequence ATGATTGTTCGTAAATTAAGACTTCAACGTGGTTGGTCTCAAGATCAACTCCCTCAACTGAGTGGCCTCAGCATTCGCACTATTCAGCGAATTGAACGCGGTCAAACTCCAGGTCTTGATTCATTAAAATCACTGGCGGCTGTTTTTGATGTTCATGTCACTGAACTACAAATGGAGAATGACATGACTCACGAAAATCAGACAACTCAACTTGATGAGACAGAACAGAAAGCAATTGAATATGTGCGTGACATTAAAGGGTTTTATTCCCATGTCATAAAATACGTCGTTGTTATTTCTATCTTGTTTATTATTAATTTTACTACCGACCGCAGTTATATCTGGGCTTGGTGGCCAATGCTTGGCTGGGGTATTGGTGTTTTATCACATGGATTAAATGTGTTTGAAGTGTTTCATTTCTTTAGCCCTGCTTGGGAAAAGCGGCAAATCGAAAAACTCCTAGGCAGAAAACTGTAA
- a CDS encoding DUF1778 domain-containing protein: MASSASSVSRTSRSARLGLRATPEQEAVLRRAADISHKSLTDFILDSACHAAEQTLLDQRLFVVSGEQYQDLLDMLDQPTQENQGLQDLFSRTAPWEK, encoded by the coding sequence ATGGCCAGCTCTGCATCTTCTGTTTCACGAACTTCACGTTCTGCTCGTCTCGGGCTTCGGGCTACGCCTGAGCAAGAAGCAGTACTACGTCGCGCTGCGGATATTTCGCACAAATCATTAACTGATTTCATTCTTGATAGTGCATGTCATGCTGCTGAACAGACGCTACTTGATCAACGTCTATTCGTCGTTTCTGGTGAACAATATCAAGACCTACTGGATATGCTTGATCAACCGACTCAAGAAAATCAGGGCTTACAAGACCTTTTCTCCCGCACAGCTCCTTGGGAGAAATAA
- a CDS encoding NUDIX hydrolase, with protein sequence MAFDDKFRLSSHAVILNSVGEVLLLKADYGAKSWGLPGGALEPGETIHEALLRECREELGSDVLINYLSGVYFHSAYNSQAFIFRCELPSPSNIILSNEHSEFRYAAISELSGVQQQRISDCLNYSGVVVSAKF encoded by the coding sequence ATGGCCTTTGATGATAAATTCAGACTCAGCAGTCACGCTGTTATTCTCAATTCTGTCGGCGAAGTTTTGCTCTTAAAAGCTGATTATGGCGCTAAATCTTGGGGGCTTCCTGGTGGTGCATTAGAACCTGGCGAAACCATTCACGAAGCCTTGCTCCGAGAGTGCCGTGAAGAACTGGGTTCTGACGTTCTCATCAATTATCTCAGCGGTGTGTATTTCCATTCAGCCTACAATTCACAGGCTTTCATTTTTCGCTGTGAACTGCCCTCACCTTCTAACATCATCCTCAGCAACGAACATTCTGAATTTCGTTATGCCGCAATTTCAGAACTCAGTGGCGTCCAACAACAGCGCATTTCTGACTGTCTTAATTATTCTGGAGTTGTCGTCAGTGCCAAGTTTTAA
- a CDS encoding type II toxin-antitoxin system Phd/YefM family antitoxin, giving the protein MTARILADVAASITELKANPMKVVSSGYGEPVAVLNRNEPAFYCVPAEAYELLMDRLEDLELLAIAKERQDEPSITVDLNDL; this is encoded by the coding sequence ATGACAGCCCGAATTCTTGCTGATGTTGCCGCTAGTATCACTGAACTAAAAGCCAACCCCATGAAGGTTGTTAGTAGTGGCTATGGTGAACCAGTCGCCGTATTAAACCGCAATGAACCAGCTTTCTATTGTGTACCAGCAGAAGCCTATGAGCTTTTAATGGATCGCTTGGAGGATCTGGAACTTTTAGCTATCGCCAAAGAACGCCAGGATGAACCAAGTATCACGGTAGATCTAAATGACCTATAA
- a CDS encoding DMT family transporter, with protein sequence MRLSRRLNTLRIIPIMAALSATLGSTYGSTAFAASILFWVALLISVAFLFAVEGGVKPFPNTSLPFYFYLGGTFVAFYVLSVTWIAPKFGVGNAVAFVLLGQLISMAAIDQFDLFGAPTHAITLQRTIGLILMAIGVFLAVRRG encoded by the coding sequence ATGCGCTTATCTCGTCGATTGAATACATTACGAATCATCCCAATTATGGCGGCGTTAAGTGCAACGTTGGGTTCGACATACGGGAGCACCGCTTTCGCCGCTTCAATCTTATTTTGGGTTGCGTTGTTAATTTCGGTCGCTTTCCTTTTTGCTGTAGAAGGTGGTGTTAAGCCATTCCCAAATACATCGTTACCGTTTTATTTCTACTTAGGTGGCACGTTTGTCGCTTTCTACGTCCTCAGCGTCACATGGATAGCTCCCAAATTCGGCGTTGGCAATGCGGTTGCTTTTGTACTTCTCGGCCAACTCATATCAATGGCTGCCATTGATCAATTTGACTTGTTTGGTGCACCAACTCATGCAATTACCTTACAACGAACAATCGGTCTCATTCTGATGGCTATCGGTGTTTTTTTAGCTGTTCGACGCGGGTAA